The following are encoded together in the Daucus carota subsp. sativus chromosome 5, DH1 v3.0, whole genome shotgun sequence genome:
- the LOC108223853 gene encoding protein argonaute MEL1: MSGRGRSGGRFDGARGGGRGDGGRGVGRGDGGRGGGRGDGGRGGGYGGRGGDSGGRGGYAGGAGGRGGGGYPQNAPPPAYGRGGNVPAPVGQPAPRPVVQSPAPAQYTAASSSSAAALSSDVEKMTIGSSSGSSGQEIVVTQQPPAQPPASSKATRLPVRPGYGREGRRCIVRANHFLVKVADNDLHHYDVTIKPEVTNKKVCREIMITLDKTYRQSHLSNKQLAYDGSKSAYTAGPLSFQSKEFIVKLEDKDRGGRKEREFRVSIKFASRPDLHHLRQFLASRQLDVPQETIQLFDVVLRATPSNKNAVVGRSFFNTLFGKGDLGEGLEYWKGFYQSLRPTQMGLSLNVDMSARAFYDPVSVSDFVGKYCKLSDLNRALSDVDRVKVKKALRGIRVEFSHGDYMRRYKVLNISTHPLRQLTFTDETGGTMHVADYFRKKYNINLRYTSLPALNAGTDAKPIYMPMEVCKIVKGQRCAKKLNERQVTNLLKATCQRPIDREASIMEMTRQNGYNGDELVNEFGIQVGREMTSIDARVLNPPRVKYHPTSRESIVEPFVGQWNMIDKKMVNGGVVKSWTCVNFSRNNLDVVHNFCNQLVKMCRSRGMDFNPQPLIPIRAGNARNIANTLNEIERDSRTRLEKEEHLQMLIIVLPDFSGSYGEIKKICETNLGIVSQCCQPKHVFKCNMQYLENLSLKINVKVGGRNNVLVTAPPVVRDCPTIIFGADVTHPPPGEDSSSSIAAVVASMDWPEVTKYRGLYSAQGHREEIIRDLYSTRETEKGVVASGMIRDHLMEFYKKTRYQPRRIIFYRDGVSEGQFNQVLLEEMDAIRKACQSLSTDYLPPVTFVVVQKRHHTRLFPNTHNDKRSTDRSGNILPGTVVDTAICHPTEFDFYLCSHAGIQGTSRPTHYHVLYDENKFSADGLQALTNNLTYTYARCTRSVSIVPPAYYAHLTAFRARYYMEGIISDGGSSSSDARATREGSSAVRSVPATTANVKDVMFYC; the protein is encoded by the exons ATGTCGGGCCGTGGTAGGAGTGGTGGACGCTTCGACGGTGCGAGGGGCGGTGGCCGTGGCGACGGCGGTAGGGGCGTTGGTCGTGGCGACGGCGGTAGGGGCGGTGGTCGTGGTGACGGCGGGCGTGGCGGTGGTTATGGTGGAAGAGGTGGTGATTCTGGGGGAAGAGGCGGTTATGCTGGTGGTGCCGGGGGGAGAGGGGGTGGCGGTTATCCTCAGAATGCGCCACCGCCGGCGTATGGACGTGGCGGAAATGTTCCTGCACCGGTGGGTCAGCCGGCGCCTCGCCCGGTGGTTCAATCCCCGGCTCCGGCGCAGTATACTGCGGCATCGTCATCGTCTGCGGCGGCTCTGAGTAGCGATGTGGAGAAAATGACAATCGGATCGTCTTCTGGTTCTTCCGGACAGGAGATTGTGGTGACGCAGCAACCACCGGCGCAACCGCCGGCGTCCAGCAAAGCGACGAGATTGCCGGTGAGGCCCGGTTATGGAAGAGAAGGCCGGAGATGCATTGTTCGCGCTAATCATTTTCTCGTCAAAGTCGCCGATAATGATTTACATCATTACGAC GTTACAATCAAGCCTGAAGTTACAAACAAAAAAGTATGCAGAGAGATAATGATAACTCTTGATAAAACTTACCGGCAGTCTCACTTGAGCAACAAACAATTAGCTTATGACGGGAGCAAAAGTGCATACACAGCTGGGCCATTGTCTTTCCAATCCAAAGAATTTATTGTTAAATTGGAGGACAAAGATCGTGGTGGAAG AAAAGAACGGGAGTTCAGGGTCTCCATTAAGTTTGCTTCGCGACCTGATCTGCATCATCTTAGGCAATTCTTGGCTAGCAGACAACTTGATGTTCCACAGGAAACAATACAATTGTTTGATGTGGTTTTAAGGGCAACACCATCAAACAA GAATGCAGTTGTAGGTAGGTCTTTCTTCAATACTTTATTCGGAAAAGGTGATCTAGGAGAAGGGTTGGAGTATTGGAAAGGGTTCTACCAAAGTCTACGACCAACTCAAATGGGCCTGTCACTTAACGTTG ATATGTCTGCCAGAGCATTTTATGACCCTGTGTCAGTGTCTGACTTTGTTGGGAAATACTGTAAGTTGAGTGATTTAAACAGGGCTCTTTCTGATGTAGACCGAGTGAAG GTTAAAAAGGCTTTGAGAGGGATCAGGGTTGAGTTTTCTCATGGGGACTATATGAGACGATACAAGGTGTTAAACATATCTACACATCCCTTGAGACAGTTAAC GTTCACAGATGAGACCGGGGGGACGATGCATGTTGCTGACTACTTCCGCAAGAAATACAATATCAATCTGAGATATACATCCTTGCCAGCACTTAATGCTGGAACTGATGCAAAGCCTATATATATGCCTATGGAG GTTTGCAAAATAGTCAAAGGTCAAAGATGTGCCAAGAAATTGAATGAGCGTCAAGTTACTAATCTCTTAAAAGCAACCTGTCAGAGGCCAATTGATAGAGAAGCAAGTATTATGGAG ATGACAAGACAGAATGGATACAATGGCGATGAGCTTGTTAATGAATTTGGCATTCAAGTGGGGAGGGAAATGACTTCAATTGATGCACGCGTTCTTAATCCTCCGAGA GTTAAGTATCATCCTACAAGCAGAGAATCAATAGTGGAACCATTTGTAGGTCAATGGAATATGATTGATAAG AAAATGGTTAATGGTGGTGTAGTGAAATCTTGGACATGTGTCAACTTCTCAAGAAATAATCTTGATGTTGTTCACAATTTCTGTAATCAGTTGGTCAAAATGTGTAGAAGCCGAGGAATG GACTTCAATCCACAGCCTCTGATCCCAATTCGAGCAGGTAATGCTCGTAATATTGCAAACACCTTGAATGAAATAGAGAGGGACAGCCGAACCAGACTCGAAAAGGAAGAACATCTTCAAATGCTGATCATTGTTTTACCTGATTTTAGTGGGAGCTATG gtgaaatcaaaaaaatttgtgaAACAAATTTGGGAATTGTTTCACAGTGCTGTCAGCCGAAACACGTGTTCAAGTGTAATATGCAGTATCTTGAGAATTTGTCGCTTAAAATTAATGTGAAG GTTGGAGGGAGGAATAATGTATTGGTAACTGCTCCTCCTGTCGTAAGAGATTGTCCAACGATCATATTTGGAGCAGATGTGACTCATCCTCCGCCAGGGGAGGACTCCAGTTCATCTATTGCAGCA GTAGTGGCATCAATGGATTGGCCCGAGGTCACGAAATACAGAGGACTGTATTCAGCTCAGGGTCACCGCGAGGAAATAATAAGGGATCTCTACAGCACGCGGGAAACTGAAAAGGGTGTTGTTGCTAGTGGAATGATCAG GGACCATTTGATGGAATTCTACAAGAAAACAAGATATCAACCTAGACGAATCATATTCTACAG GGATGGAGTAAGCGAAGGGCAGTTTAATCAGGTCTTGCTGGAGGAGATGGATGCCATCAGGAAG gCTTGCCAGTCTCTATCAACAGATTATTTACCTCCAGTGACCTTTGTGGTCGTTCAGAAGAGGCACCACACACGGCTTTTTCCCAACACTCACAATGATAAGAGATCAACTGATAGGAGTGGCAACATATTACCTG GTACTGTTGTTGATACTGCTATTTGCCATCCGACggaatttgatttttatttgtgCAGCCATGCTGGTATACAG GGCACTAGTCGTCCAACACATTATCATGTCCTGTATGATGAGAACAAATTTTCTGCTGATGGTCTTCAGGCTTTAACTAACAACTTGACGTATAC gtATGCAAGATGCACCCGTTCTGTTTCGATTG TTCCGCCAGCCTATTACGCCCATCTGACTGCATTCAGGGCCCGCTACTATATGGAAGGGATCATTTCAGATGGCGGCTCAAGTAGTAGTGATGCCAGAGCTACCAGGGAGGGGAGTTCAGCTGTGCGGTCTGTTCCTGCTACCACAGCTAACGTGAAAGATGTAATGTTTTACTGCTAA